Below is a window of Desulfovibrio desulfuricans DNA.
GTGGATATCGACAGCCTGCTGGCTGCCGCCGCTGATGATTTGCAGAGCAAGCTTGACGCTGCCCAGCCCGAAGAGGCCCCTGTGCAAGCGCCCGCGCCTGCCCCGGAACCCCAGCCCGATCTGAATGCAGACCTTGACAGCCTGCTGGCTGCTGTGACTGGCGGTGCGGCCCCTGCCGCTGAGCCGCAGGAAGGCGTTTCCGATGTTCTGCTCCACCCCGAGCTGGAACTCATGACTGACGCCCAGCCAGAGCCTGTTGCCGAAGCATTTCCCGACTCTTTGCCCGAACAGGCTGTGGAACTGCCTACAGATTTTGACGCGCTTCTGGCTGCCGCTGCGGACGAAGCCGCCACCGACCAAGCGGATGTGGTCCCTGCGGATGCCGCCCCGGCAGACATACAGGGCATTATGGCAGATGCCTCCGTTCAGGCAGAATCCGATGTATTTGAGTCCGTTGCGGCTGCTGAACCAGCGCAGGCCAATGACCTTCCCCTGCTTGAACCCGATGAAATCCTGCCGCCGGATGCCAACTTGCAGGCAGAGCCTTCAGTGGATGAACCTGCCGGAGCCGACCTTTTCACGGCCGAGCCTGCCGAAGTGGAAGCTGTCGAAGTGGAGCATGTTGCGGCAGATATGCCGGAAAGCGCCGGGCAGTTCGCTTATGAACCTGCATTCAGGCCTCAGGCGGCCCCTGTTGCGGATTCGACAGATACTGCAGCTGACGGTGCAGCCGTAGCTGTGTCTGGCGCAGCCCTTGAGGCTGTCATGGAACAGGCCAAAGAGGCCTCGTCCCACGCCATTGACGCCTTTGCCCAGGCATTTGACGCCTCCACGCGCGCGGCAGACGCTGCCGAAACAGCAAGCAAGCTCACGGCACGCGTTGAGCAGTGCGAGGCCGCGCTACAGGAAGCCGGGGATCGCATCATCGCGCTGGAAACCGCCCTGGAAGCGCAGATACACGCATCACAGGAACTGGCCGCCAACAGCCTGCCCCGTCAGGAACTGGAAGACATGTTTGTTGAGGGCCATCCCCTGTACCAGAGCCTCATGGATTGCATCAGTAAGGCGGTTGCCGCAGCCCTGGCATCTGCCCCGGCCCAGCAGACCGAACATGACGATGCGCAATCGCTTGTGGAAGAGCACCTGCAACCCGTTGTCACTGCCGCCCGCAGCGCAACTGCGCGCATAGATGCCCTTGAAACCCGGCTGGATGCCCTTGAACCACGCTTCAACGACAGGGTGGAACGGGCCGCGGCTGCGGCTGCGGCGCGCATACTGCGCGAAGAAATCGGCAGACTGCTCGAAGATCAGTAAGGGGCTTTTTGCCCTATGCAGCCGCCCGAACTATTCCGGGGTGTTAGCGCAGGTTGGCAGCAGAGCTGCCCGTCTGATCTGCGCGATTTTTGGAGCCCCTTGGCAATGCGCCTGCAAACCGAACCAGATTCGCCCATTGCCTAAGGCCTGCTTCAATCACTGCTCCGCCGGCAGCGGGTATTTCAAGGTAAGAAGGCACCAGGCGCACAGGCATGTCGGCCTTGCCAATGGCAGGCGGAACGCATATGCTGTTGCGCGGTTTCGCGGGCGCTGTCCCGCGATTCTCAATCAATAAAACAAAGGGGCGGGGGCTGTTGCTTCCGTTTCTTAACCCGTCCAGGCAATACCCGCTGTGGGTCACGGCCGTTCCCCAAAGGGGCGGGTTTTTCATATTTGCCGCGCCCTTCAGGGCCGGAAGCTGAGGCCATATGGATAAGGATCGCAAGGAAGCCCTTCAGGTTGCCAAGGAACTGACCGCCAAATTCATAGAAACGCGCACGGTTTCCCCCAGCAATTTTGCTGAGGTATTTCCTTCGGTCTATCGTGTTGTCTGCGCCGCCATCGGTGTGGATGCCGACCAGGACAAGGCCGGGAAATAACGTGGAATCTCCCCGCAACACCGCTACGGAAACTGTTGTCAAACCTGCGCACGATGCGGCGGTGGCTGGCATGTTTGGCCGTATTGTGCCTTTTTATGACCTGCTGAACCGCGTGCTCAGCCTCGGGCTTGACCAGTACTGGCGCAAGGTGCTGGCGCAAAACGTGCGCCTCGGCGATACCGGGCGCGTACTGGATCTGGCGGCCGGCACGCTGGATGTTTCCCTTGCCATTCGCCGCCGCCACCCCTCGGCCATTGTTCCGGCCATGGATTTTTGCCCGCCCATGCTGGTGCGCGGCAGCCGCAAACTCAAGAACGCCAACGCCCGCAGTATCCTGCCCGTTGCAGCAGACGCCAAGCGCCTGCCCCTGCCCGATGCTTCAGTTGACTGCATCACCATTGCCTTTGGCATCCGCAACATCCTGCCCCGCGAGGCGGCCTTTGCCGAAATGCTGCGCGTTCTGCGCCCCGGCGGCAGGGCCTGCATCCTTGAATTCGGTTCCGGGCAGGAGCGCATCTGGGGCGGCCTGTACAACGTGTATCTCAACCACCTGCTGCCCAGGGTTGGCAAAGTATTTTCAAAAGATCCCGGCGCGTACGAGTACCTTGCCGATACAATCCGCAAGTTTCCCTCGGCCCTCAGCCTTGAAAAAGAAATGCGTGCAGCGGGCTTTGAACGTGCATGGCACGAAAAGCTCACGTCCGGCATTGTCTGCCTGCACGTGGGCGAAAAGGCACGCTAGAGCAAATTGGCGTGAAAAAGCATGCCGTTTTCTTGCCATCTGACGGCAAACGGCATCTGAAGGCTCACCATGCGGCAAGCCAGACACGATGGTGGGGTAATCAGGCCTTAGTGCGAGGCCAGCGCCACCAGACCAAGTCCCACGGCCAGGGCGATCAGCCCGAGGACACGGAGGCGGCTTTCCGGCTGGGGCAGCAATTGCAGCAGGGCGCGCCGCATGCCGCCGGGAAAGAGTGTCCAGCAAAGGCCCTCAATAACGATGGCCAGACCAAGAGCGCGGAGAAAAAGGGCGTAATCGAGTTTCATGGTTTTCTGGTGACGGAAAACCAGCCTTTTGTAAAGGAACGAATCATGGCTGCTCACACGGCGCTGCAAAACGGCACAGACATGACCTGCCGGGATTATCCCGCAGGCTCGTTCTGCCCAGCCCTGCGCCCGGCAAACAGCAGCCGAAGGCAGTAATCCTGTGAGCCTGCTACTTTGCGCCGCCACCGGCCCGGAACTGGCGGGCCTTGTGCCCGGTTTTTCTCCGGCGGGGCTTGCCGCGCCAGCACGGGAAACAACTGAAAGCCCGGCAAAATCCTGGCCAGAAATGCACCTCTGGCCAGTGCGCCTCAAATGTGGCGACGCGCTGTGCTGCATTACCGGGGTTGGCCCCATTAACGCAGCGCTGGCCATGGGCATGGCCCTTTGCAGGGCTAAAGCCGAGGGCACGCCCATTACAGCAGTGCTCAACGCGGGTCTTGCGGGAGCCTTTGATCTGGCAGAGCGCCCGCTTTTGGGGCTGTGCATGGTGAACGAAGAAATCTGGCCGGAATACGGCCTGCACGATGGGCGCTCCGTCACCGCCGAAGCTTTTGGCTTTCCGCAGTGGCAGCCCGCGACCGGGCCTGCGGTGCGCAACCGCCTGCCCCTGGCAGGGCCGGAAGCGCTGGAACGCTTTGGCGCGCGGCAACAACCGGATGTTTTTTTGCCCTGTACATCGCTCACAGTTGCCGGGGTCAGCGCGAGTTTTGCCAGAGCGGCAGACCTGCGCGCCCGCTACCGGGCTGATCTGGAAAATATGGAAGGCTTTGCCGTGGCGTATGCCTGCGCCCGCGAGGGCATACCTTGTGTGGAGGCACGCAGCGTTTCCAACAAGGTCGGGCCACGCGCCAATGACGAAAAGGATTTTCCCGGCGCGCTACGCGCGCTCACGCGGGTTTTGCCCGCGCTTAACCTTATCTGAGTAGCATATGATCCAACTGAAAGCACGTCTGGCCCTTGAGCTGCCCGGCATCAACCGCGCTCTGAACAAGGCAGTGGACACCCTGCCGGAACCGGTGCGGCCTGTGGCCCGGCACATTTTTGATGCGGGCGGCAAGCGCCTGCGGCCCCTGCTCACTGTGCTCACGGCCCGCCTGCTGGGCCATGAGGCCAAAAGCATACAGGATCTGGCGATCACGCTGGAGATGCTCCACGCCGCGACCCTGCTGCACGACGATGTGCTGGACAATGCGGTAAGCCGCCGTGGCAAGCCCGCTGCGCATACGCTGTTTGATGTTTCCAGCGTCATTCTTGCGGGCGATGCCCTGCTGGCCGGTGCCAACGCCCTGGTGGCCAATTATGACGACACGCGCCTGACCCGCTGTTTCTCGGAAGCCACCAGCCGCACGGCGGCGGGTGAAATTCTCGAAATCGCGGCCCAGCGCCGTGTTGATTCGAGCAGCGCCGACTATGAAGACATGGTGCGCGGCAAAACGGCCTGGCTTATCCGCGCTGCCTGTGAAATGGGCGCGCTCGCCGCCGGGGCCGACGATGCGGCAGTGGCCGCTGCCGCCGCCTATGGCGAAAACCTTGGCATGGCCTTTCAGATGGTTGACGATGCCCTTGATTTCGCGCCAGAAAGCGTGACCGGCAAGCCCACTGGCGGCGATGTGCGCGAGGGCAAGCTCACGCCGCCCCTGCGCCTCTACCGCGACAGCCTGAGCACCGCAGAACGCAGCGCCTTTGACGCCGCCTTTTGCGCAGGGCTGATGACGGAAACCGATGCCGCCAGCATTGCCGAGAGCATCCGGCAGGCCGGACACGACGACGCCGTGCGCCGTCAG
It encodes the following:
- a CDS encoding ubiquinone/menaquinone biosynthesis methyltransferase, with the protein product MESPRNTATETVVKPAHDAAVAGMFGRIVPFYDLLNRVLSLGLDQYWRKVLAQNVRLGDTGRVLDLAAGTLDVSLAIRRRHPSAIVPAMDFCPPMLVRGSRKLKNANARSILPVAADAKRLPLPDASVDCITIAFGIRNILPREAAFAEMLRVLRPGGRACILEFGSGQERIWGGLYNVYLNHLLPRVGKVFSKDPGAYEYLADTIRKFPSALSLEKEMRAAGFERAWHEKLTSGIVCLHVGEKAR
- a CDS encoding DUF2065 domain-containing protein, translating into MKLDYALFLRALGLAIVIEGLCWTLFPGGMRRALLQLLPQPESRLRVLGLIALAVGLGLVALASH
- the mqnB gene encoding futalosine hydrolase is translated as MSLLLCAATGPELAGLVPGFSPAGLAAPARETTESPAKSWPEMHLWPVRLKCGDALCCITGVGPINAALAMGMALCRAKAEGTPITAVLNAGLAGAFDLAERPLLGLCMVNEEIWPEYGLHDGRSVTAEAFGFPQWQPATGPAVRNRLPLAGPEALERFGARQQPDVFLPCTSLTVAGVSASFARAADLRARYRADLENMEGFAVAYACAREGIPCVEARSVSNKVGPRANDEKDFPGALRALTRVLPALNLI
- a CDS encoding polyprenyl synthetase family protein, with the translated sequence MIQLKARLALELPGINRALNKAVDTLPEPVRPVARHIFDAGGKRLRPLLTVLTARLLGHEAKSIQDLAITLEMLHAATLLHDDVLDNAVSRRGKPAAHTLFDVSSVILAGDALLAGANALVANYDDTRLTRCFSEATSRTAAGEILEIAAQRRVDSSSADYEDMVRGKTAWLIRAACEMGALAAGADDAAVAAAAAYGENLGMAFQMVDDALDFAPESVTGKPTGGDVREGKLTPPLRLYRDSLSTAERSAFDAAFCAGLMTETDAASIAESIRQAGHDDAVRRQADEFLDAARQALETLPDRPERELMRQMADYVRDRKK